Proteins encoded within one genomic window of Fusarium musae strain F31 chromosome 4, whole genome shotgun sequence:
- a CDS encoding hypothetical protein (EggNog:ENOG41) has translation MVVEPPPSLLPSNTQTEELQTSLLEITFEAPYRVPTRLNFANLEKLFAARTAAAEDHVWTMRKDPNYFAEQVSDMYDHVQLIGDTREYKDKWGAGIGQVLANAYTMIEVFTEAHRITKRLCELQKNYASVINPTEKLPDEYNDQIRHFLSFPLTMREAVFLPKLELLIKRSPLFRAAIILWRFHSEDRDRPMTYNEQFLLMHVLRHLYDSRGLLDDDQDVVPDIFTMNMVMNDLELQTERDKTIRDLLSPTARVMMGDLTIIIQALHALERFEPWNRGFSAEVDDDSMDWSTEVIEARLGILRQIHEALESTSSPDLLPFVENKLVKFTYPEHRRRNKENVEMMRRAESNLNSFWARADRYLYERTKNMNESILMGLLKSPRVLQRTPEWVEPTKEKKKVLDIEQPLSTFFFGTSDDRDTKAS, from the exons ATGGTAGTGGAACCGCC CCCGAGCCTACTTCCTTCGAATACGCAGACTGAAGAATTACAGACCTCCCTTCTTGAGATTACTTTCGAAGCGCCTTACCGCGTGCCGACTCGGCTGAATTTTGCCAATCTTGAAAAGCTATTTGCGGCTAGGACCGCCGCTGCGGAGGACCACGTATGGACGATGCGCAAGGATCCCAATTACTTTGCCGAACAGGTCAGTGACATGTACGATCATGTGCAACTCATCGGCGATACAAGAGAGTATAAAGACAAATGGGGAGCAGGCATTGGTCAGGTTCTGGCTAATGCATACACAATGATTGAGGTGTTCACTGAAGCTCATCGAATTACCAAACGCCTGTGTGAACTGCAAAAGAATTATGCGAGCGTCATAAACCCTACCGAGAAACTGCCCGACGAATACAATGACCAGATTCgccattttctttctttccccCTTACTATGAGAGAGGCTGTGTTTCTGCCAAAGCTTGAGCTCTTGATCAAGCGTTCGCCCCTGTTCCGAGCCGCTATTATCCTTTGGCGCTTTCATTCCGAGGACAGGGATAGGCCTATGACATATAATGAGCAATTTTTGCTCATGCACGTGCTCCGGCATCTATATGATTCGAGGGGCCTGCTTGATGACGACCAGGACGTGGTTCCTGATATCTTTACAATGAATATGGTCATGAATGATCTAGAACTTCAGACGGAAAGGGACAAGACAATTCGCGACTTACTGTCACCAACTGCCCGTGTCATGATGGGTGACTTAACTATAATCATCCAGGCTTTGCATGCGCTGGAGCGGTTTGAGCCGTGGAATCGAGGTTTCAGTGCcgaggttgacgatgattCTATGGATTGGTCGACAGAGGTTATCGAAGCCAGGCTTGGCATTTTGCGACAAATCCACGAAGCTCTTGAAAGTACTTCCTCGCCTGATCTTCTCCCATTTGTCGAAAATAAGCTGGTGAAGTTTACATATCCGGAGCACCGACGCAGGAATAAGGAGAACGTTGAGATGATGCGGCGAGCAGAGTCGAATCTAAATTCTTTCTGGGCCAGAGCAGACCGGTATCTCTACGAGCGGACAAAGAACATGAACGAAAGTATCCTCATGGGTCTCCTCAAAAGTCCCCGTGTTTTGCAGCGGACACCCGAATGGGTTGAGCCcacgaaagagaagaagaaagtccTCGACATTGAGCAACCCTTGTCGACCTTTTTCTTTGGCACCAGTGACGATCGAGACACTAAGGCATCATAA
- a CDS encoding hypothetical protein (EggNog:ENOG41), giving the protein MATAAVINGAINGFNNRESNLSSVALESVPAEKSTPITQTEDGASTAVRDGPDVDETSPYYNPRLKLVDRFVDEPRPLRVGVIGAGLAGITAGILLPAKVPGIKLTIYEKNADLAGTWFENVYPGVRCDIASHVYQSTFAPKTDWSDKYAPGHEIREYWQSVARKFDVYKYVKLDTRVEGTTWDDEEGVWITKLRNVKTGEETVEKNEFILTSIGRFNDWKLPDYPGISEYKGHLRHASNWSTDFDPKDKTVAVIGNGASGIQVTANLQPIVRRLDHYARNKTWIAASWAGEERKIEAQPYTEEEKKKWADDPDAYLAFRKDLESLYWTRFDSFFRNSESNQKLREAFIDIMKKRLVKKPELLEHIVPDFSPNCRRLTPGPGYLEAVTEDNVDYIRTRIKRFTETGIETEDGKQRDVDAVICATGANVDMVPAFPIRAHGQELSNLWKADGTYGYPYTYFGLGTPGFPNLLFVHGPQATGPSGTVPHSVETQLTYFAKILRKVSHQGIKSLSPSKQAADDFVEYSDAFFAKTVLTDKCSSWYNGGRPGARIHGLWPGSAGHITFVRQEPRWEDWEYKYIGDSKNRFAHYLGNGWTKRETDIEADQTPYLQRPDKIDLRDIHEKWWSIP; this is encoded by the exons ATGGCTACCGCAGCAGTAATTAACGGCGCAATCAATGGCTTCAACAACAGAGAGTCAAACTTGTCGAGCGTCGCTTTAGAGAGTGTACCGGCTGAGAAGTCAACCCCAATTACCCAGACCGAGGACGGCGCATCAACAGCCGTACGAGATGGGCCAGACGTAGACGAGACATCGCCTTATTACAACCCTCGCCTGAAATTGGTCGACAGATTCGTTGACGAGCCACGCCCGCTAAGAGTTGGTGTCATTGGCGCTGGCCTGGCTGGAATCACAGCAGGCATTCTTCTACCAGCCAAAGTCCCTGGCATCAAGCTTACCATCTACGAAAAGAACGCCGATTTG GCAGGAACATGGTTTGAGAACGTTTACCCCGGCGTAAGATGCGATATTGCATCGCACGTCTACCAAAGCACGTTCGCGCCCAAGACAGACTGGTCGGACAAGTACGCACCCGGCCACGAGATCCGAGAATATTGGCAATCCGTCGCGCGAAAGTTTGACGTCTACAAATATGTCAAGCTCGATACCAGAGTCGAGGGTACAACCtgggacgatgaagagggtgTCTGGATCACGAAGCTGCGGAACGTGAAGACGGGCGAAGAGACGGTCGAGAAGAACGAATTCATCTTGACCAGTATCGGCCGGTTCAATGACTGGAAATTACCCGATTATCCTGGAATATCGGAATACAAAGGACATCTTCGCCATGCCTCCAATTGGAGCACGGATTTTGACCCCAAGGACAAGACGGTCGCTGTCATTGGCAATGGAGCGAGCGGTATCCAAGTGACAGCAAATCTCCAACCCATTGTCAGGCGACTTGATCATTATGCTCGTAACAAGACATGGATTGCTGCATCTTGGGCTGGCGAAGAGCGAAAGATTGAGGCCCAGCCATAtactgaagaggagaagaagaaatgggCAGATGACCCTGACGCATACTTGGCTTTCCGAAAGGACCTCGAGAGCTTATACTGGACTCGATTTGACTCGTTCTTTCGAAACAGCGAGTCTAACCAGAAGCTCCGCGAAGCGTTCATTGACATCATGAAGAAGCGACTGGTGAAGAAGCCGGAACTTCTGGAGCACATCGTACCAGACTTCTCGCCAAATTGTCGACGTCTGACACCGGGGCCCGGTTATCTTGAAGCTGTTACTGAAGATAACGTGGATTACATCCGTACTCGAATTAAGCGCTTTACGGAGACGGGTATTGAGACTGAGGATGGCAAGCAGAGAGATGTCGATGCTGTCATTTGCGCGACCGGCGCAAACGTTGACATGGTTCCAGCATTCCCCATTCGCGCTCATGGACAGGAGCTCAGCAATCTGTGGAAGGCTGATGGAACATATGGATATCCTTACACATACTTTGGACTTGGAACACCTGGTTTCCCTAACCTTCTCTTCGTCCATGGACCGCAAGCAACAGGGCCATCGGGAACAGTCCCTCACAGCGTCGAGACTCAATTGACATACTTCGCCAAGATCCTGCGCAAAGTCTCGCACCAGGGCATCAAGTCTCTGAGCCCGTCCAAACAAGCAGCGGACGACTTTGTGGAGTACTCGGATGCCTTTTTCGCAAAGACAGTTCTCACGGATAAATGCAGCTCATGGTACAATGGTGGCAGACCTGGTGCTAGAATTCACGGGCTCTGGCCAGGAAGCGCAGGACATATCACATTTGTGCGACAGGAACCTAGATGGGAAGATTGGGAGTACAAGTATATCGGCGACTCTAAGAACCGCTTCGCGCACTACTTGGGCAACGGATGGACCAAGAGAGAGACGGACATAGAGGCTGACCAAACGCCGTATCTTCAGAGGCCAGATAAGATCGATTTGCGGGATATTCACGAGAAGTGGTGGAGCATTCCATAG